A stretch of the Candidatus Finniella inopinata genome encodes the following:
- a CDS encoding autotransporter outer membrane beta-barrel domain-containing protein — MIPYGSSGYDPYAYYVDVKHPGYADTYEYRYFDQSLNEGHGGYVITPIIPTTPVSTSSTADDLANALIDAREQASGDGAGNAAEDNQAQTTTRGSDDDFRSSQKFSNFKKIQNFTSILPESLRPLKDVRNLQTVTPYQQECSKLEDILETLSKNGPLSLPMDDKKGDEKRVWVSPFYSFGRQQTAFSKVGNRSWLSGALIGAEYRNLKRQLTIGLMSGLNYGRKEELGNTKSFTKTKGMTFGGYHSMTFFEGARYDIMASRTLSFQDNQRHQLTAGGADYYALSDHKMYTDVVDTKLTYLFIVNEMWSVRPSFGNTYIRSKSGSYSEKGAGIYNLNTSSITSTSNEVYGGIGVRATWRPGNKKIRLTGVYERGYQYDKSGSPVVVNVNIPGAAPIVTNQAGSKTKTHYFSVNASYYDGDTKLKFFAGYTGSYQQTQKNHSFIIKAEYRF, encoded by the coding sequence ATGATTCCTTATGGATCTAGTGGCTATGACCCCTATGCCTATTATGTTGATGTTAAACATCCAGGCTATGCAGATACCTATGAGTATCGTTACTTTGACCAAAGTCTTAATGAAGGACATGGAGGCTACGTCATTACACCTATTATACCTACCACCCCCGTTTCAACCAGTTCCACTGCAGACGATCTTGCAAACGCGCTTATCGATGCCAGGGAACAGGCCTCAGGCGATGGTGCTGGGAACGCGGCAGAAGATAACCAAGCCCAAACCACCACTCGTGGCAGCGATGACGACTTTCGTTCCTCTCAAAAATTCAGTAATTTCAAAAAAATCCAGAACTTCACTTCTATTCTTCCGGAATCTTTACGACCTTTAAAAGATGTTCGGAACTTGCAAACTGTGACCCCTTACCAGCAAGAATGCAGCAAATTGGAAGATATTCTAGAAACATTATCAAAAAATGGCCCGCTATCTTTGCCTATGGACGACAAGAAAGGCGATGAAAAAAGAGTCTGGGTCAGCCCGTTTTACAGCTTTGGACGTCAACAAACAGCCTTTTCAAAAGTTGGTAATAGAAGTTGGCTTTCAGGTGCCCTCATAGGGGCGGAATACAGAAATTTAAAGAGACAATTGACTATAGGACTAATGAGTGGTCTTAACTATGGCCGCAAGGAAGAATTGGGTAATACGAAATCATTCACCAAGACAAAAGGCATGACATTTGGTGGGTATCACTCGATGACATTTTTTGAAGGTGCGCGCTACGATATTATGGCGTCGCGTACGCTTTCTTTCCAAGATAACCAACGTCATCAACTGACCGCCGGCGGTGCAGATTATTACGCCCTTTCAGATCACAAAATGTACACAGACGTTGTTGATACCAAGCTGACCTATTTATTTATCGTGAATGAAATGTGGTCCGTTAGACCAAGCTTTGGTAACACATACATTCGAAGCAAATCAGGCAGCTATTCAGAGAAAGGGGCTGGGATTTACAACCTTAATACCAGTTCCATAACGTCCACTTCCAATGAAGTCTATGGCGGTATTGGTGTTCGAGCCACATGGAGACCTGGTAATAAAAAGATTCGTCTAACTGGTGTATACGAGCGCGGCTATCAGTATGACAAATCAGGGTCACCAGTTGTTGTAAATGTGAATATACCGGGGGCAGCGCCGATTGTAACCAACCAAGCGGGCAGCAAAACAAAGACACATTACTTTTCTGTGAATGCGTCCTACTACGATGGTGACACCAAGCTGAAGTTTTTTGCCGGCTATACCGGATCTTATCAGCAAACTCAAAAAAATCACTCGTTCATCATAAAAGCTGAATATCGATTCTAA
- a CDS encoding glycosyltransferase, translated as MAKIWAFFLIALCLGINAADSSHSQFDFECDQTTSISKLLSGSSLKKVTLTNDLDSPVKLLVVSQLVIKTTPGIPHRINAPDGWNLITWNTLDEKCFPVVISQVKHLRLLNYAGTPAVVHAVQAITLGSKKTEILTTPEHYSFSHLANAPDEQGFINIDTLEEDLKLIIQPTCRSFWASSARDYDFLRCAFQGDVGWPFLTDFRDKILPQAGIAPTAFYQKISDCYIDYQQLIEHEKPTRNPKIPLTIHTIWLSDESKPVEPKSEYSDWLAETMQVCQPEQGWKYILWVNCPNMTVAKHPLAGMANRALADRLERFIEVKHVNSLPKNTQWFKIFESFMRQKNYGAASDTLRLIILKGTGGVYRDTDFKFTQSPWRLH; from the coding sequence ATGGCTAAAATCTGGGCCTTTTTCCTGATTGCCTTGTGTTTAGGAATCAACGCCGCCGACTCCTCGCACAGTCAGTTTGATTTCGAATGCGACCAGACGACCAGCATTAGTAAACTGTTATCAGGTTCCTCTTTAAAAAAAGTTACCCTTACCAATGATTTAGACAGCCCCGTCAAGTTGTTGGTGGTATCACAGCTTGTTATAAAAACGACCCCGGGCATTCCTCACCGGATTAATGCCCCAGATGGGTGGAATTTAATTACCTGGAATACCCTGGATGAAAAATGTTTTCCAGTTGTCATCAGCCAGGTAAAACACCTTCGTTTGCTGAATTATGCAGGTACGCCAGCGGTGGTTCACGCTGTGCAGGCCATAACTTTGGGATCGAAGAAAACAGAAATATTAACAACACCAGAGCATTATTCTTTTAGCCATTTGGCCAATGCACCAGACGAGCAAGGATTCATTAATATCGATACCTTGGAGGAGGATTTAAAACTTATCATACAGCCAACGTGTCGATCATTTTGGGCCTCCTCGGCAAGGGATTATGACTTTTTAAGGTGTGCTTTCCAAGGCGACGTGGGTTGGCCTTTTTTGACAGACTTTAGAGATAAAATCCTCCCCCAAGCCGGCATAGCCCCGACGGCATTTTACCAAAAGATTTCTGATTGTTATATCGATTACCAGCAATTGATTGAACACGAAAAGCCCACCCGAAACCCTAAGATTCCTTTAACCATTCACACCATTTGGTTAAGTGATGAAAGTAAACCAGTCGAACCAAAATCCGAATACAGCGATTGGTTGGCTGAAACGATGCAGGTTTGTCAGCCTGAACAAGGATGGAAATATATTTTGTGGGTCAATTGTCCAAATATGACGGTTGCCAAACATCCCCTGGCAGGCATGGCTAATAGGGCGCTGGCAGACAGACTTGAACGGTTTATAGAGGTCAAACATGTCAACTCGCTTCCTAAAAACACTCAATGGTTCAAAATTTTCGAATCCTTCATGAGGCAAAAAAATTATGGGGCAGCCTCTGACACCCTACGTCTGATAATTTTAAAAGGAACAGGGGGTGTTTATCGGGATACCGATTTTAAGTTCACCCAATCGCCATGGCGATTGCACTGA